A window of Ruminococcus champanellensis 18P13 = JCM 17042 contains these coding sequences:
- a CDS encoding metal-dependent transcriptional regulator, with translation MAKLYESGENYLETILVLHNQGKNVRSVDIATEMEFSKPSVSRAVGILKNGGFIEVDPSDGFITLTPAGREVAERIYERHRVLTDWLVGIGVDEKTAMEDACKLEHDISVESFEKLKQHLREKHQQNV, from the coding sequence ATGGCGAAATTGTATGAGTCCGGCGAAAATTATCTGGAAACCATTCTGGTGCTCCACAACCAAGGGAAGAATGTGCGTTCCGTGGACATTGCCACGGAAATGGAGTTTTCCAAGCCAAGCGTCAGCCGGGCAGTGGGCATTCTGAAAAACGGAGGCTTTATTGAGGTGGATCCCTCCGACGGGTTTATCACTCTGACCCCCGCAGGCAGAGAAGTGGCAGAACGGATTTACGAGCGGCACCGGGTGCTGACGGACTGGCTGGTGGGCATCGGGGTGGATGAGAAAACCGCCATGGAGGATGCCTGCAAGCTGGAGCATGACATCAGCGTGGAGTCCTTTGAAAAGCTCAAGCAGCATTTGCGGGAAAAGCATCAACAGAATGTATAA
- a CDS encoding phage upper tail fiber protein, producing the protein MTLKANGKRIDCGAIAHLFSQGERHADKVAFALPRYYAGWDLSGCTFALTGENAEGKQAQQVLEKAVSEDTVTVQWEVTGAFTVTPGVLKLSLRAFTTADAAEASGSETDSDTWQEDGTLVLEYQLTDIEILPAVSAVTDPATVTLTAQTLNQLAAKLEQALAELDARAAALKLTGFENRLTTLEGRIQPVTQAEYNALTPGADTLYLIVEEVEA; encoded by the coding sequence ATGACGCTCAAAGCAAACGGCAAGCGCATTGACTGCGGTGCCATCGCCCACCTGTTTTCCCAGGGGGAGCGGCACGCAGACAAGGTGGCATTCGCCCTGCCCCGATACTATGCGGGATGGGACTTGTCCGGCTGCACCTTTGCCCTGACCGGGGAGAATGCAGAGGGAAAGCAAGCCCAACAGGTTCTGGAAAAGGCGGTATCGGAGGATACGGTCACGGTACAGTGGGAGGTGACCGGAGCATTTACCGTAACCCCGGGGGTGCTGAAACTGTCCCTGCGGGCGTTCACCACAGCGGATGCGGCAGAAGCATCCGGCAGCGAAACCGATTCGGACACCTGGCAGGAGGATGGCACGCTGGTGCTGGAGTATCAGCTGACGGACATTGAGATCCTGCCGGCGGTCAGCGCCGTAACGGATCCTGCCACGGTGACGTTGACGGCGCAGACGCTGAATCAGCTGGCGGCAAAGCTGGAACAGGCACTGGCAGAGCTGGACGCACGGGCGGCGGCTCTGAAGCTGACGGGCTTTGAAAACAGGCTCACAACCCTGGAGGGGCGGATCCAACCGGTGACCCAGGCGGAATACAACGCCCTGACCCCGGGTGCTGACACCCTGTATCTCATTGTAGAGGAGGTGGAAGCATGA
- a CDS encoding radical SAM protein: protein MTYTERLLKDCTLCPRRCHANRLRGERGACGMTDEIRIARAALHPWEEPCISGEHGSGTVFFSGCPLQCVYCQNREIAAGRLGKPYTVQKLADAFLDLQEQHAHNVNLVTPTHMVPQILDALQLAKAQGLHIPIVYNTGGYENTETLKLLEGWVDVYLTDFKYLSTALSGAYSHAADYAEAAKPALAEMVRQTGAARFSPEGMMEQGVIVRHLLLPGQTADARAVVEYLYHTYGDRIWISLMNQYTPLPWVQQDPLLCRRVTRQEYDAVVDYAVALGVENGFTQEGEAASESFIPQFEGE, encoded by the coding sequence ATGACCTATACAGAACGACTTTTGAAGGACTGCACCCTGTGCCCCCGGCGATGCCATGCAAACCGGCTCCGGGGAGAACGGGGTGCCTGCGGCATGACCGATGAGATCCGGATCGCCCGGGCGGCACTGCACCCCTGGGAGGAGCCATGCATCAGCGGAGAACATGGCTCCGGCACGGTGTTTTTCTCCGGCTGTCCCCTGCAATGCGTCTACTGTCAGAACCGGGAGATCGCTGCCGGCAGGCTGGGCAAGCCATATACCGTGCAGAAGCTGGCGGATGCTTTTCTGGATCTGCAGGAGCAGCATGCCCACAACGTCAACCTGGTGACCCCGACCCATATGGTGCCCCAGATTCTGGACGCCTTGCAGCTGGCAAAGGCACAGGGACTCCACATTCCCATTGTATACAACACCGGGGGCTATGAGAACACGGAAACCCTGAAACTTCTGGAGGGGTGGGTGGACGTGTATCTGACGGACTTCAAGTACCTAAGCACCGCCCTGTCCGGGGCATACTCCCACGCAGCAGATTATGCAGAAGCGGCAAAGCCTGCTCTGGCGGAAATGGTGCGGCAGACTGGCGCAGCCCGGTTCTCCCCGGAGGGCATGATGGAGCAGGGCGTCATCGTGCGGCATCTGCTGCTGCCGGGGCAGACGGCGGATGCCAGGGCGGTGGTGGAATATCTGTATCACACCTACGGGGATCGGATCTGGATCAGTCTGATGAACCAGTACACCCCCCTGCCCTGGGTACAGCAGGATCCGTTGCTGTGCCGCCGGGTCACCCGGCAGGAGTATGACGCAGTGGTGGACTATGCAGTAGCGCTTGGAGTGGAAAACGGCTTTACCCAGGAAGGGGAAGCCGCCTCCGAAAGCTTCATCCCGCAGTTTGAGGGGGAATAA
- a CDS encoding NADH peroxidase → MKKFVCSVCGYVHEGNEPPAFCPQCKAPASKFVEQKEDAVAWADQHVVGVAKGVDPEIVEGLRQNFTGECTEVGMYLAMARVAFREGYPEIGQYWEKAAYEEAEHAAKFAELLGEVITDSTKKNLEMRVAAESGACEGKKKLAAKAKELNLDAIHDTVHEMAKDEARHGCAFAGLLKRYFG, encoded by the coding sequence ATGAAAAAGTTTGTATGTTCTGTTTGCGGTTATGTACACGAAGGAAACGAGCCCCCGGCATTCTGTCCGCAGTGCAAGGCACCTGCTTCCAAGTTTGTAGAGCAGAAGGAGGACGCTGTGGCATGGGCTGACCAGCATGTGGTAGGCGTTGCAAAGGGTGTGGATCCGGAAATCGTGGAGGGTCTGCGCCAGAACTTCACCGGGGAATGTACCGAGGTGGGCATGTACCTGGCAATGGCAAGAGTTGCATTCCGGGAGGGCTATCCGGAGATCGGTCAGTACTGGGAGAAGGCGGCTTACGAGGAGGCGGAGCATGCGGCAAAGTTCGCAGAGCTGCTGGGCGAGGTCATCACCGACTCCACCAAGAAGAACCTGGAGATGCGGGTAGCCGCAGAGAGCGGTGCCTGCGAGGGCAAGAAGAAGCTGGCTGCAAAGGCAAAGGAGCTGAATCTGGACGCCATCCACGATACGGTTCACGAAATGGCAAAGGACGAGGCAAGACACGGCTGCGCATTTGCAGGCCTGCTGAAGCGGTACTTCGGCTGA
- a CDS encoding Crp/Fnr family transcriptional regulator, which produces MDFCNIALFENVSHHDCERMMQCFHATNADFPAGAVICDYEKTSGRIGIVLKGMASLIRTDENGSRTILERVEEGGLFGECLAFSGNQDAIYVTADTDCEISFITYDEISKRCSNACACHTQITENLFRLISEKALGLSERVEVLSRRSIRDRLLCYFNLCADHAKQTVFSIPFTGTALADYLCVDRSAMLREIRKLKNEGMIEMDKRQVTARFLQ; this is translated from the coding sequence TTGGATTTTTGCAATATTGCCTTGTTTGAAAATGTTTCCCACCATGACTGCGAGCGGATGATGCAGTGCTTTCACGCCACCAACGCAGATTTTCCTGCCGGCGCCGTGATCTGTGACTATGAAAAGACCTCCGGCAGAATCGGCATCGTCCTCAAGGGCATGGCGTCCCTGATCCGCACCGATGAAAACGGCAGCCGTACCATTCTGGAACGGGTGGAGGAGGGCGGACTGTTCGGTGAATGTCTTGCTTTTTCCGGCAATCAGGACGCCATCTATGTAACCGCCGACACGGACTGCGAGATCAGCTTCATCACCTACGATGAGATCTCCAAGCGATGCAGCAACGCCTGCGCCTGCCACACCCAGATCACGGAAAATCTGTTCCGGCTCATTTCCGAAAAGGCGCTGGGTCTCAGTGAACGGGTGGAGGTGCTGAGCCGCCGCTCCATCCGGGATCGTCTGCTGTGCTATTTTAATCTGTGTGCGGATCACGCCAAGCAGACTGTGTTCTCCATTCCCTTTACGGGCACCGCTTTGGCGGATTACCTGTGTGTGGACCGGAGCGCCATGCTCCGGGAGATCCGGAAGCTGAAAAACGAGGGCATGATCGAAATGGACAAGCGGCAGGTCACAGCAAGGTTTTTGCAGTAA
- a CDS encoding DUF1015 domain-containing protein, whose amino-acid sequence MQAAFSPADILLPGKDIDKTKWAVVACDQYTSEPDYWNAVAQQVGDSPSTLQLILPELYLEQPDVEHRIEKIQAAMQADLKAGCLDCYPDALIYVERIQSDGKCRQGLIGKLDLEQYDYAKGSTSPVRATEATVLERIPPRKKVRQGAPLELPHIMILIDDIRRTVIEPLAARKDSMQKLYDFDLMQGGGHLTGYLIPADMQQQVLDALDALADPAAFAEKYDLAPGTPVLQYAMGDGNHSLATAKACYEQLKAEHPGEDLSSHPARYALVELVNLHSDALQFEAIHRIVTGVDPADLMGQMQQALQLTEGTQADCQCFTWIQGGKQGVSAVHAPTSKLTVGSLQQFLDGYLAAHPGAKIDYIHGADVVQRLAAAPDAIGFLLPDMGKEELFPTVIGDGALPRKTFSMGHAADKRFYMECRRITE is encoded by the coding sequence ATGCAAGCAGCATTTTCACCGGCGGACATTCTCCTGCCGGGCAAGGACATTGACAAAACCAAGTGGGCAGTGGTGGCATGCGACCAGTACACCAGCGAGCCGGATTACTGGAACGCTGTGGCGCAGCAGGTGGGAGACAGTCCCTCCACCCTGCAGCTAATCCTGCCGGAGCTGTACCTGGAGCAGCCGGATGTGGAGCATCGGATCGAAAAGATCCAGGCTGCCATGCAGGCGGATCTGAAGGCAGGCTGTCTGGACTGCTACCCGGATGCGCTGATCTATGTGGAGCGGATCCAGAGCGACGGCAAATGCCGGCAGGGGCTGATCGGCAAGCTGGATCTGGAGCAGTACGACTACGCCAAGGGCAGCACCTCCCCGGTGCGGGCAACGGAAGCCACCGTGCTGGAGCGGATCCCGCCCCGGAAAAAGGTACGGCAGGGTGCGCCCCTGGAGCTGCCCCATATTATGATCCTCATCGACGATATCCGCAGAACCGTCATTGAGCCTCTGGCGGCACGGAAGGACAGTATGCAGAAGCTGTACGATTTTGACCTGATGCAGGGAGGCGGACATCTCACAGGTTATCTGATCCCGGCGGACATGCAGCAGCAGGTACTGGATGCTCTGGACGCTCTGGCGGATCCGGCGGCTTTTGCAGAAAAATATGACCTTGCTCCCGGCACTCCGGTGCTCCAGTACGCCATGGGGGACGGGAACCACTCCCTTGCCACTGCAAAGGCATGCTACGAGCAGTTGAAGGCGGAGCATCCGGGAGAGGATCTGTCCAGCCATCCGGCACGGTATGCCCTGGTAGAGCTTGTGAATCTGCACAGTGACGCATTGCAGTTTGAAGCCATTCACCGGATCGTTACCGGCGTGGATCCGGCGGATCTGATGGGACAGATGCAGCAGGCGTTGCAGTTGACAGAGGGGACGCAGGCAGACTGCCAGTGCTTTACCTGGATCCAGGGGGGGAAGCAGGGTGTGTCTGCGGTGCATGCGCCCACTTCCAAGCTGACGGTGGGCAGCTTGCAGCAATTCCTGGACGGCTATCTGGCAGCCCACCCCGGGGCAAAGATCGACTATATCCACGGGGCGGACGTGGTACAGCGGCTGGCTGCAGCGCCGGATGCCATTGGCTTTTTGCTGCCGGACATGGGCAAGGAGGAGCTGTTCCCCACAGTCATCGGAGACGGGGCACTGCCCAGAAAAACCTTCTCCATGGGGCATGCGGCGGACAAGCGGTTCTATATGGAATGCCGCAGAATCACCGAATAA
- a CDS encoding phosphoenolpyruvate carboxykinase (GTP): MSLTKNPNVNKWVDEMVALTKPDKVVWIDGSQAQLDALTDEVCALPEGNRDKMYRLNEEKLPGCLYHRTLPNDVARVEDRTFICSRNKEDAGPTNNWCDPKEMYAKLTPLFDGVMKGRTMYVIPYSMGPIGSPLAKVGVELTDSIYVVLNMHIMTRMGVAAFENLGDTSNDFVRGLHSKADVDPEKRYIVHFPEDNTIWSINSAYGGNVLLGKKCFALRIASFQGKNEGWMAEHMLILGLKKPGKETKYICAAFPSACGKTNLAMLIPPELYKEQGYEVFTVGDDIAWLKPGPDGRLYAINPENGFFGVAPGTNAKSNYNALASTRKNTIFTNVAINNDDMTVWWEGLDKNPPENATEWKGEKVNGKEFTAAGNKLAHPNSRFTAPAENCPCISPEFNNPQGVPISAIIFGGRRAATTPLVYQSFDWTHGTYVGSAVSSETTAAATGAVGVLRHDPMAMKPFCGYHMGDYWAHWLEMGEKLGDKAPKIFNVNWFKQDENGHFIWPGFGDNMRVLDWIVKRCDGEIDAEETAIGYLPKKGDINVSGIEDEVTPEIMDKLLAVDKDLWTKEVSEMREFYKQFGDRLPKALAAELDMLEDRLK, encoded by the coding sequence ATGTCACTAACAAAGAACCCGAATGTCAACAAGTGGGTTGACGAAATGGTTGCACTGACAAAGCCTGATAAGGTAGTCTGGATCGATGGCTCCCAGGCGCAGCTGGATGCGCTGACCGATGAGGTTTGTGCACTGCCCGAGGGCAACAGAGATAAGATGTATCGTCTCAACGAGGAAAAGCTCCCTGGATGCCTTTATCATAGAACCCTGCCCAACGACGTAGCCCGTGTTGAGGACAGAACCTTTATCTGCTCCCGCAACAAGGAAGACGCAGGCCCCACCAACAACTGGTGCGATCCCAAGGAAATGTACGCAAAGCTGACCCCTCTGTTCGACGGGGTTATGAAGGGCAGAACCATGTATGTGATCCCTTATTCCATGGGTCCCATCGGTTCTCCTCTGGCAAAGGTTGGCGTAGAGCTGACTGACTCCATCTACGTTGTTCTGAACATGCACATCATGACCAGAATGGGTGTAGCTGCATTCGAGAATCTGGGTGATACCTCCAATGACTTTGTACGCGGCCTCCATTCCAAGGCTGACGTAGATCCGGAGAAGCGTTACATCGTACACTTCCCGGAGGATAACACCATCTGGAGCATCAACTCCGCTTACGGCGGCAACGTTCTGCTGGGCAAGAAGTGCTTCGCACTGCGTATCGCTTCCTTCCAGGGCAAGAACGAGGGCTGGATGGCAGAGCATATGCTGATTCTGGGTCTGAAGAAGCCCGGCAAGGAGACCAAGTACATCTGTGCAGCGTTCCCCTCTGCATGCGGTAAGACCAACCTGGCAATGCTGATTCCGCCGGAGCTGTACAAGGAGCAGGGCTACGAGGTATTTACCGTTGGTGACGATATTGCATGGCTCAAGCCCGGCCCGGACGGCAGACTTTATGCCATCAACCCGGAGAACGGCTTCTTTGGCGTAGCGCCGGGCACCAATGCAAAGTCCAACTACAACGCACTGGCATCCACCAGAAAGAACACCATCTTCACCAACGTTGCCATCAACAACGATGACATGACCGTTTGGTGGGAGGGTCTGGACAAGAACCCGCCGGAGAATGCAACCGAGTGGAAGGGCGAAAAGGTAAACGGCAAGGAATTTACCGCTGCCGGCAACAAGCTCGCACACCCCAACTCCAGATTTACCGCACCGGCAGAAAACTGCCCCTGCATTTCTCCTGAATTCAACAACCCCCAGGGTGTGCCGATCTCTGCCATCATCTTTGGCGGCCGTCGTGCAGCAACCACCCCGCTGGTATATCAGTCCTTTGACTGGACACACGGCACCTACGTTGGTTCCGCTGTTTCCTCCGAGACCACTGCCGCTGCAACCGGCGCAGTAGGCGTACTCCGCCACGATCCTATGGCTATGAAGCCCTTCTGCGGCTACCACATGGGCGACTACTGGGCTCATTGGCTGGAAATGGGCGAGAAGCTGGGCGACAAGGCTCCGAAGATCTTCAACGTAAACTGGTTCAAGCAGGATGAGAACGGTCACTTCATCTGGCCGGGCTTCGGCGACAACATGAGAGTGCTGGACTGGATCGTAAAGCGCTGCGACGGTGAGATCGACGCAGAGGAGACTGCCATCGGCTACCTGCCCAAGAAGGGTGATATCAACGTTTCCGGCATTGAGGACGAGGTAACACCGGAGATCATGGACAAGCTGCTGGCTGTTGACAAGGATCTGTGGACCAAGGAAGTTTCCGAAATGCGTGAATTCTACAAGCAGTTCGGTGACAGACTGCCGAAGGCTCTGGCTGCTGAGCTGGATATGCTGGAGGACAGACTGAAGTAA
- the rlmB gene encoding 23S rRNA (guanosine(2251)-2'-O)-methyltransferase RlmB has product MQTQEKDEALIIGRNPVLEALKAEEPLDTIYMNGTGGSLGRICTMAKSRGIVVKNVTEQKLSQMANGAAHQGVIATGACASYVTLEDLLDISRKKGTAPFLIVCDEIEDPHNLGAIIRTAETAGADGVIIPKRRSASLNATVHKTSAGAASWLPVARVANLAAALDTLKEAGVWIYGTDASGDAYDKVDLTGPVALVIGSEGFGMGRLVREKCDFLLRLPMCGRITSLNASVAAGIFMYETLRQRAAKA; this is encoded by the coding sequence ATGCAGACACAGGAAAAAGATGAAGCCCTCATCATCGGGCGAAATCCTGTTTTAGAAGCATTAAAGGCGGAAGAACCGCTTGATACAATATATATGAACGGAACCGGCGGCAGTCTTGGCAGGATCTGCACCATGGCGAAAAGCCGGGGCATTGTGGTCAAGAACGTCACCGAACAGAAGCTGAGCCAGATGGCAAACGGCGCTGCGCATCAGGGAGTCATTGCCACCGGTGCCTGCGCCTCCTATGTGACCCTGGAGGATCTGCTGGATATTTCCCGGAAAAAGGGGACAGCCCCTTTTCTGATCGTCTGTGACGAGATCGAGGATCCCCACAACCTGGGTGCCATCATCCGTACCGCAGAGACCGCCGGGGCGGACGGGGTCATCATCCCCAAGCGCCGCAGCGCTTCTCTGAATGCCACGGTGCATAAAACCTCTGCCGGGGCGGCAAGCTGGCTGCCGGTGGCACGGGTGGCGAACCTGGCGGCAGCCCTGGATACCCTGAAGGAAGCAGGGGTCTGGATCTACGGTACGGATGCATCCGGCGATGCCTACGACAAGGTGGATCTCACCGGCCCCGTTGCCCTGGTGATCGGCTCCGAGGGCTTCGGCATGGGCAGACTGGTGCGGGAAAAGTGCGACTTTCTGCTGCGGTTGCCCATGTGCGGCAGGATCACCTCTCTGAACGCCTCCGTGGCAGCCGGGATCTTCATGTACGAGACCCTGCGGCAGCGGGCGGCAAAGGCGTAA
- a CDS encoding (2Fe-2S)-binding protein, whose protein sequence is MENYTICHCMQVTYADVENALHRETRFENVESAFEDVQKITHCSTGCGGCHDKILDVISQIMSK, encoded by the coding sequence ATGGAAAACTACACGATCTGCCACTGCATGCAGGTGACCTATGCAGACGTGGAAAACGCCCTGCACCGGGAGACCCGGTTTGAAAACGTGGAGAGCGCATTTGAAGATGTGCAGAAGATCACCCACTGCTCCACCGGCTGCGGCGGCTGCCACGATAAGATTCTGGACGTGATTTCCCAGATCATGAGCAAGTAA
- the ricT gene encoding PSP1 domain-containing protein, which translates to MAEIIGVRFKTVGKVYYFAANGIQAQVGDAAIVETARGVECGEVALSNKEIPEEQITAPLKEVIRLATAEDLAVVAKNKKKEEDAFRICEEKIRFRKLDMKLVEVECTFDNSKLLFYFTAENRVDFRELVKDLASVFRTRIELRQIGVRDEAKLLGGLGICGREFCCKGYLGDFQPVSIKMAKEQGLSLNPTKISGTCGRLMCCLKHEQYAYEQLLKVTPKAGTMVQLPDGTQGVVEEVFLLTGKLRVRPEGAEVGTLVSKDEVQVLHATEGSREQRPPRKKPQPAQNSAPKEQKPQKEAKPRRDSRPPRQRSDRPHPPRQGRQDKQNKPPKAE; encoded by the coding sequence ATGGCAGAGATCATAGGAGTACGCTTCAAGACCGTGGGCAAGGTCTATTACTTTGCGGCCAACGGCATTCAGGCACAGGTGGGGGATGCAGCCATCGTGGAAACCGCCCGGGGCGTGGAATGCGGCGAGGTTGCCCTTTCCAACAAGGAAATCCCGGAGGAGCAGATCACGGCTCCCCTCAAGGAGGTCATCCGGCTTGCCACGGCGGAGGATCTGGCAGTGGTGGCAAAGAACAAGAAAAAGGAAGAGGACGCCTTCCGGATCTGCGAGGAAAAGATCCGGTTCCGGAAGCTGGATATGAAGCTGGTGGAGGTGGAATGCACCTTCGACAACAGTAAGCTGCTGTTTTACTTTACGGCGGAAAACCGGGTGGATTTCCGGGAACTGGTGAAGGATCTGGCAAGCGTGTTCCGTACCCGCATAGAATTGCGGCAGATCGGCGTCCGGGACGAGGCAAAGCTCCTGGGGGGACTGGGCATTTGCGGCAGGGAATTCTGCTGCAAGGGCTATCTGGGAGATTTCCAGCCGGTTTCCATCAAGATGGCGAAGGAACAGGGTCTGTCCCTGAATCCCACCAAGATCTCCGGCACCTGCGGCAGGCTGATGTGCTGTCTGAAGCATGAGCAGTATGCCTATGAGCAACTGCTGAAGGTGACCCCCAAGGCAGGGACTATGGTACAGCTTCCGGATGGCACCCAGGGAGTGGTGGAGGAGGTATTCCTCCTGACCGGCAAGCTCCGTGTCCGGCCGGAGGGCGCAGAGGTAGGTACCCTGGTCAGCAAGGACGAGGTGCAGGTGCTGCATGCCACCGAGGGCAGCCGGGAGCAGCGACCGCCCCGGAAGAAACCCCAGCCTGCCCAGAACAGTGCGCCCAAGGAGCAAAAGCCCCAGAAGGAGGCAAAGCCACGCCGGGACAGCCGTCCCCCCAGACAGCGCAGCGACCGTCCGCATCCCCCAAGGCAGGGACGGCAGGACAAGCAGAACAAGCCTCCCAAGGCGGAATAG
- a CDS encoding epoxyqueuosine reductase QueH, giving the protein MEPKINYQLKLEQILQGLEGTPRLLLHSCCAPCSSYVLEYLSRYFQIMLFYYNPNIDPPAEYARRLAEQERLIAALPAEHPVTLIPGEYDPAVYAEAVRGVEDTPEGGERCRRCIAQRMEEAAKLCRAEGCDWFTTTLTISPHKNAPYINACGAALAQKYGVQFLPSDFKKRGGYQRSIQLSGIYQLYRQDFCGCIYSRREAEQRRIQKAQTETA; this is encoded by the coding sequence ATGGAACCCAAGATCAACTACCAGCTGAAGCTGGAGCAGATTTTACAGGGACTGGAGGGCACACCCCGGCTGTTGCTGCATAGCTGCTGTGCTCCATGCAGCAGCTATGTGCTGGAGTATCTGTCCCGGTATTTTCAGATCATGCTGTTTTATTACAATCCCAACATCGATCCCCCGGCGGAATATGCCCGGCGGCTGGCGGAGCAGGAACGGCTCATTGCTGCCCTGCCTGCGGAGCATCCGGTGACGCTGATTCCCGGGGAGTACGACCCGGCGGTGTATGCGGAAGCAGTCCGTGGGGTGGAGGATACCCCGGAGGGGGGCGAGCGGTGCAGACGGTGCATCGCCCAGCGAATGGAGGAGGCAGCAAAGCTGTGCCGGGCGGAGGGCTGTGACTGGTTCACCACCACGCTGACCATCAGTCCCCACAAGAACGCCCCCTACATCAACGCCTGCGGTGCCGCATTGGCGCAGAAATACGGCGTGCAGTTTCTGCCCTCGGATTTCAAAAAGCGTGGAGGCTATCAGCGCTCCATACAGTTGTCCGGCATCTATCAGCTGTACCGGCAGGACTTCTGCGGCTGCATCTACAGCCGCCGGGAGGCGGAACAGCGGCGGATCCAAAAAGCACAGACAGAAACAGCCTGA
- a CDS encoding ATP-binding protein, whose product MKLYGNAHGLAAIEAMCTSGRLPHSFLIYGEQGTGKKTLAWYLAARLLCEGAHKPCGSCKPCHNVEHRQHPDVQEVPHSGKTGGFSVESIRRVCADAYKTPNNGMRKLYLFTDADHMTVQAQNALLKLVEEPPDFTYFVFTAQSRQAFLETILSRVSAIGTSACTEPQCTQALLDAGYSGEDAARAVAVFHGNIGRCLEYLSDPAVQETVALTKKLADSIMNRDEYALLAALTACSTDKTRLLTALELLDRQLRDALCLRTGANACIGCYPEGAAQFAQRITLAQGARLHDALLRSVQDLEGNVSPALAVTALCAGIMTENA is encoded by the coding sequence ATGAAACTGTACGGCAATGCACATGGACTGGCTGCCATAGAAGCCATGTGTACCAGCGGCAGACTGCCCCACAGCTTTCTCATTTACGGAGAGCAGGGTACCGGGAAAAAGACCCTGGCATGGTACCTGGCGGCACGGCTGCTGTGCGAAGGGGCGCATAAGCCCTGCGGTAGCTGCAAGCCCTGCCACAATGTGGAGCACCGGCAGCATCCGGACGTGCAGGAGGTTCCCCACAGCGGCAAGACCGGAGGGTTTTCCGTGGAGAGCATCCGCCGGGTGTGCGCCGATGCCTACAAGACCCCCAACAATGGCATGCGGAAGCTGTACCTGTTTACGGATGCGGATCACATGACCGTCCAGGCACAGAATGCGCTGCTGAAGCTGGTGGAGGAGCCGCCGGATTTCACCTACTTTGTGTTTACCGCCCAGTCCAGGCAGGCGTTTCTGGAAACCATCCTGTCCCGGGTCAGTGCCATCGGCACCAGTGCCTGTACAGAGCCCCAGTGCACCCAGGCGCTCCTGGATGCAGGATACAGCGGAGAGGATGCGGCACGGGCAGTTGCGGTGTTTCACGGGAATATCGGCAGATGCCTGGAATATCTGTCGGATCCGGCAGTGCAGGAGACGGTCGCATTGACAAAAAAGCTGGCAGATAGTATAATGAACAGGGATGAATACGCCCTGCTGGCAGCATTGACCGCATGCAGCACGGACAAGACCCGGCTGTTGACGGCACTGGAGCTGCTGGATCGGCAGCTACGGGACGCTCTGTGCCTGCGCACGGGAGCAAATGCCTGCATCGGCTGCTACCCGGAGGGGGCGGCACAGTTCGCCCAGCGGATCACCCTGGCGCAGGGGGCACGTCTGCATGACGCATTGCTGCGCTCGGTACAGGATTTAGAAGGAAATGTCAGCCCGGCTTTGGCGGTCACCGCACTTTGCGCCGGGATCATGACGGAGAATGCATGA